A portion of the Moraxella ovis genome contains these proteins:
- a CDS encoding DUF294 nucleotidyltransferase-like domain-containing protein — translation MNHALNHLFTPPFDVLKDAERKTLSQASKITYLPENTDLPNDWRDDFFIVIKGKLTQHQNGELMAGLKAGDWFNLKDKDGTPFNVKTQEQSLLYRIDGKALTTISDGNDELRTQLFADLSARKSHQDMRQAHHQNQQMLYHAVKSIGNHIRSPNFVDDDATLYEATARMTELDAKHVLVRSAQGVGMFTQTDVCRAITDRTDFHTVPVRAYSQFQLHTIHESHDLSEALITMLDKRVHRLPIVNSAGDIVGVIGQTELLNYLSNQSQLITQRIDQAQSLDDVAVGVDMIGKFIRHQAQNGMKIHLIGRIVQSLNAHVFAKVWQLIAPPDVISNTCLIVMGSEGRGEQVMRTDQDNALIIRDGFYDDNLPSYTQAFNDELYELGYPYCDGQIMINNAQWRRSLSEFQAQINSWLIATGGEAMVNVATLVDAHPVCGDASLLEDLKSHWQKAITSPTVKSANFINRFAAPTIQVATTEGFWQKFTGGLDSDVDLKKAGIFPITHGVRTLALEYGISETSTRLRLKQLADLKVIDDKSAQNITEALDFFLLKRLEVALITDDKSARKVNPNTLSALERDLLKESLAVVKYFKGFITRHYRLDVFVG, via the coding sequence ATGAATCACGCGCTTAATCATCTGTTCACGCCACCCTTTGATGTACTCAAGGACGCCGAGAGAAAGACGCTGTCGCAAGCCAGCAAAATCACCTATCTGCCTGAGAATACCGATTTACCCAATGATTGGCGTGATGATTTTTTTATTGTCATTAAAGGCAAGCTCACTCAACACCAAAATGGCGAGCTCATGGCAGGCTTAAAGGCAGGGGATTGGTTCAATCTCAAGGACAAGGATGGTACGCCTTTTAATGTCAAAACCCAAGAGCAAAGCCTACTATACCGCATCGATGGAAAGGCTCTTACTACCATCAGCGATGGCAACGATGAGCTTAGAACTCAGCTATTTGCCGACTTGTCTGCGCGTAAATCCCACCAAGACATGCGCCAAGCTCATCATCAAAACCAACAGATGCTCTATCACGCGGTAAAAAGCATCGGCAATCACATCCGCTCACCAAACTTCGTCGATGATGACGCCACGCTCTATGAGGCGACAGCGCGCATGACTGAGCTCGATGCCAAGCATGTACTGGTGCGCTCTGCCCAAGGCGTGGGCATGTTCACACAGACGGACGTCTGCCGTGCCATCACTGACAGGACTGATTTTCACACGGTGCCTGTTCGTGCATACAGTCAGTTTCAGCTGCATACCATCCACGAGAGCCATGATCTTAGCGAGGCGCTGATCACGATGCTCGATAAGCGCGTGCATCGCCTACCGATTGTAAATAGCGCAGGCGACATCGTGGGTGTGATCGGACAGACCGAATTACTCAACTATCTTAGCAATCAATCCCAGCTCATCACACAGCGCATCGACCAAGCGCAAAGCCTAGATGATGTGGCAGTGGGTGTGGACATGATCGGTAAATTCATCCGTCACCAAGCCCAAAATGGCATGAAAATCCATCTCATCGGGCGCATCGTTCAGAGCCTAAACGCGCACGTCTTTGCCAAAGTCTGGCAGCTCATCGCACCACCTGATGTCATCAGCAACACATGTCTGATCGTCATGGGCTCTGAAGGGCGCGGCGAGCAAGTCATGCGCACCGACCAAGACAACGCACTGATCATTCGAGATGGCTTTTATGATGACAATCTACCCAGCTACACCCAAGCCTTCAATGATGAACTGTACGAACTTGGCTATCCTTATTGCGATGGGCAAATCATGATCAATAATGCTCAGTGGCGACGCTCTTTGAGTGAATTTCAGGCGCAGATTAACAGCTGGCTGATCGCCACAGGTGGTGAAGCCATGGTCAATGTGGCAACGCTCGTCGATGCTCATCCTGTCTGCGGCGATGCCTCACTATTAGAAGACCTAAAATCACATTGGCAAAAAGCCATCACCTCCCCAACCGTGAAATCCGCCAATTTCATCAACCGCTTCGCCGCGCCGACAATTCAAGTCGCAACCACAGAAGGCTTTTGGCAGAAATTCACAGGCGGACTTGATAGCGACGTTGACCTCAAAAAAGCCGGCATCTTCCCCATCACACATGGGGTACGCACGCTTGCTCTAGAATACGGCATCAGCGAAACCAGCACACGCTTGCGCCTAAAGCAGCTAGCCGACCTGAAAGTCATCGATGATAAGAGTGCGCAGAACATCACCGAAGCGCTGGATTTCTTCTTATTAAAACGCCTAGAAGTCGCGCTCATCACAGACGATAAATCCGCGCGCAAAGTCAATCCAAATACGCTATCAGCACTCGAGCGCGACCTACTCAAAGAAAGTCTTGCGGTGGTGAAATATTTCAAAGGATTCATCACGCGTCATTATCGCCTTGATGTGTTTGTGGGGTGA
- a CDS encoding 3'-5' exonuclease, with amino-acid sequence MFDFIKDLFNKNQQAKLTDTKYSYLFEPAPLDEWACLDLELTGLDPKTDHILSIGAVKITKDATGYIIDTANPLSIVCRPPIMPDTDSIVIHGLRPMDLENGTSYNDMLDQLLPFIGSRPVVGFYVSMDIAFLNTLIKPKIGTKLPNALIDVSILDVKLRQKTNKNSDIPIDKRHLSELLGAYDIPILPAHDSMNDALMTAMLFCHLNHQLN; translated from the coding sequence ATGTTTGATTTTATAAAAGATCTTTTTAATAAGAACCAGCAAGCCAAGCTCACCGACACCAAGTACAGCTACCTGTTCGAGCCGGCACCTCTTGATGAATGGGCGTGCCTTGATCTAGAATTAACAGGGCTAGATCCCAAGACCGACCACATTCTAAGCATAGGCGCGGTCAAGATCACAAAAGACGCCACAGGCTACATCATCGACACCGCAAACCCCCTGTCTATCGTATGCCGCCCACCCATCATGCCTGATACGGACAGTATCGTCATTCACGGACTACGCCCCATGGACCTTGAGAATGGCACAAGCTATAACGACATGTTAGATCAGCTGCTGCCATTCATCGGTTCGCGCCCTGTGGTTGGGTTCTATGTGAGCATGGACATTGCATTCTTAAATACACTCATCAAACCAAAAATCGGCACTAAGCTGCCTAACGCGCTCATTGATGTATCGATACTCGACGTCAAGCTCCGCCAAAAAACCAATAAAAACAGCGACATCCCCATCGACAAGCGCCATCTAAGCGAGCTGTTAGGCGCTTATGACATCCCCATATTACCGGCGCACGACTCGATGAATGACGCACTGATGACGGCGATGTTATTTTGCCACCTGAATCATCAATTAAATTAA